A portion of the Luteolibacter yonseiensis genome contains these proteins:
- a CDS encoding methyltransferase domain-containing protein — MTDWENRYQAGDMPWEKGRAAPPLLELLEKSEPGMWGPGPVLVPGCGYGHDVRALGGLGVPVVGLDLSETAVARAREFSPAACGTYETGDFLDPAWREGKTFSAIWEHTCFCAIDPADRGRYAAAVAGCLPAGGLLAGVFFLNPFDAGEDASGPPFGTTLAELDEWFSPHFERIGGWVPERAYPGREGREWVGLFRKRA; from the coding sequence ATGACGGATTGGGAGAATCGCTATCAGGCGGGGGACATGCCATGGGAAAAAGGCCGGGCGGCACCGCCGCTGCTGGAGTTGTTGGAGAAATCCGAGCCGGGGATGTGGGGACCCGGACCGGTCCTGGTGCCGGGCTGCGGCTACGGACATGATGTCCGGGCGCTGGGGGGGCTGGGGGTTCCGGTGGTCGGGCTGGATCTGTCGGAGACGGCGGTGGCGAGGGCGCGTGAATTTTCCCCGGCGGCATGTGGGACCTACGAGACGGGCGATTTCCTCGATCCCGCATGGCGCGAGGGAAAAACATTCTCGGCGATCTGGGAGCACACGTGTTTCTGTGCGATCGACCCTGCGGACCGGGGACGCTACGCGGCGGCGGTGGCCGGCTGCCTGCCTGCCGGTGGCCTGCTGGCGGGGGTGTTTTTCCTCAACCCCTTCGATGCGGGCGAGGATGCCTCCGGTCCGCCGTTCGGCACGACACTGGCGGAGCTGGACGAATGGTTTTCCCCACACTTCGAGCGCATCGGCGGCTGGGTGCCGGAGCGGGCGTATCCCGGCCGCGAGGGGCGGGAATGGGTCGGGCTGTTTCGGAAAAGAGCCTGA